The DNA region ACGGACATAATCGTTGCTTCGTTCCCCAAATCTGGTACTActtggctcaaagctctcacAGTCGCTGTCCTGGAGAGATCCAAACACTCTTCTGATAATCATCCTCTTTTACTTGAGAATCCTCATACTCTAGTACCATTCTTCGAGCTCAGACTTTACATGCAAAGCTCGAAACCAGATCTGACCAAGATCTTATCATCCCCGAGACTATTCTCGACTCACGTTCCTTTCCAGACTCTTAAAGAAGGTCTCAAGAACTCGTCTTGTAAGATCGTGTACGTGTGCAGGAACATGAAAGACGTGTTGGTTTCGTTTTGGTATTTCAAGTGCGCAAATCAAGagatagaaaaagagaaaaactcgTTGGAGTCAATGTTCGAGTCGTTTTGCACTGGAGTTAGCTATTACGGACCATTTTGGGAACATATCTTGAGCTATTGGACAGCAAGCTTACAATATCCCAAGAATGTGCTTTTCTTGAAGTACGAGCAGTTGAAAACAGAGCCTCATGATCAGCTCAAGAAACTTGCCGAGTTCTTGGGATGTCCTTTTACgttgcaagaagaagagagcggTTCCATGGAAGAGATCTTAGATCTTTGCTCATTTAGAAACCTGAAGAATTTGGAGATCAACAAGACCGGTAGAACACCTGGAGGAGTTGCTCACAAGAATTTTTACCGTAAAGGTGAAGTTGGTGACTCGAAGAATAATCTGACTCCTGAGATGGAGAAGAGACTTGACATGATCATCCAGCAGAAGTTTCGAGGTTCGGATATGAAATTCTAAGTTATGTGtggtttcatacttttttttttactgtgcTTTGTTTAACCAAAGTACCTTTTGTTGCTATGTTACTTCATATATGATTGTATGATGTCTATCATTTGTTACTAGCTACTACTACCTTGATGTCGAATTCACTTTCTTGAACTgagaacaataattttgaaaccATATTAAACCAAAGTGAAAAAGCGTATGTGAAGCATCATTGTAATAAACCAAAGTGCAAAAGCGTATGACAAAGCATTATTATGGTATAGTTTTTCGATAGTAGCAGTAACACCATATCCCTAAAATTGAGAGAATCTATCAGGAAACGGTTCCTGGTTTAAACTTAGAGGGCTTCATGTCTCGCAAGTTCAGGTGGCACCGTACTATTACACTCAACAAGCTTCTGCCTCAGACCGTAAAACACATCTTTATCCTCAAGAGTCAAGAACGTTGTGGCAACACCGCTCTTCCCTGCTCGTCCTGTTCGTCCAATCCGATGCGTATACATATCTATCGTGCTAGGCATATCGTAGTTGATGACGTGTGCCAAGTCACGAATATCAAGCCCACGGCCTAAAACATCTGTTGCAACAAGAACGTTGAATCTCTTTTGTATGAATCCTTCTAAGCTGACATCTCTCTGTTCTTGCGACTTCCCTGCGTGCAATGTCGTCACACGACACCTCGCTAACTTTTCTAGATTCTTAACAATGTAATCAACCTTGATCTTGGTATTCACAAACACAATCGCTGACTTATCATCACCAAGCTCATCGATCAGTTTCTTCAACTTGGAGAACTTGTCTGTTTCTTTGATCATGATCACTTGTTGAGTGACCAACTTCGTGGATTTTCCGATAGTGACCACAACTGGATTCCTCAAGTACTTTCTAGCGAGACGCTCTAATACAGGAGACATTGTGGCACTGAACATATAAGTAGTTCTgtaaatcttcttctcttcgagctcttcatcttcattctcTGGTTTCAAATTACTCGAAGGCATCGCATTTAACACTTCTGCAACCTGTGGCTCAAAACCCATGTCAATCATACGGTCAGCTTCATCAAGAACCAAATAGTTACATTAGTTCAACACCAAGTACCTTCTCTCAAGACAATCTATCAATCTACCAGGCGTAGCAATCACAATCTCACATCCTTGTGATAGCTTCAACGCTTGTTTCTCAATTGACTCACCACCAGCGATGGAGATCACTTTAAACCCCAAATAACGAGCAAACTTAACCGTCTCTTCTTTAATCTGCTTTGCAAGCTCTCGTGTAGGAGCCATAACTAAAGCGTAAGGACCTTCACTCTGATTCTCTTCCCTCATTGGTGGCAGTCTTGATATGTAAGATAACATTGGCAGAACAAACGCAACGGTTTTGCCTGTACCAGTCTCTGCAATACCTATAACGTCTCGTTGTTCAAGTCCTAAAGGTATAGCTGCCATCTGAATAGGTTTAGGTTCCTTGTAATCAGCTCTTTCCACAGCTTTCAATAGCTCAGGACTAAGCTTACTCTCTTCCCAACTCCTCAATGGATGAGGAATCTTGGATCCTTTATAAGAAATATTGAAATCTTCCTTGAAAATTCGCCAATCTCTTTCACTCATCTCCTCTAACTTCTTCTCGCTCCAATGCTTATCTACTTCCTCATGCTTAGCCGCCACTTGTTTTTTCTGCTCACGGCGGTCAATCCCCGCGCGAAACCCTCTCCCGAACAGAAGCTGAGCTTCGTGAGGGTTTTGGTAAAGAGCATTGATCATATCTCCACTCGAAGTATCTTCAGTGTTCTCCCAATCAAAACGGACCTTCTTGCTTGGCTTCATGATGATTCTCTTCTTAGGCTTTGTGGTTCCTAGGTATTGCTCTTTCATGGCGTCTATCTCCTTCTCACGCTCTAccttttctaatttctcaaccctAGCTTTGGCTTCACGTTCACGAAACTCACGATCgctctctctgtttctgtcaCGGTCGCGGCCTCGTTCTCGTTTTCGATCTCTGTAACGGTTTCCATCACCATTATCGGGGTTGGAGCGAGTGATCTGATCGAGGCGGCGATGACGATCCTCGATTTCGTCGTGGCGGCGTTTTAGGGCTAATTCTTCTCTGTGAGCTTTGGTGAGAAAGACGGGCTTCTTAACGACGGTGAAATCGAGAGCCTTCTTCTCCGTCATAGTTAGCATGAATCCTTCGAACGATCGCTTCACCGATTTAGGGGTTTTCACGATGAAGAAGATATAATAGACAAGCGAGAGAGAACCGTctttgtttctgtatttttatattgaaatgaaataaaaaccaTCCACTTTCCAAAACTGGAAATTTATTCTCCacatgaaggaaaaaaaagccTGAACTCATTAGGCCCGTTATCTAAGCCCATATTAAGGCAGTGCATATCTTTATAATAGACAAGCATGAGAACACAGACATTTACATCATCATAAACCGAtgttaaaataacaatttatcatttaaattCTTTGAGTTTCAGTAGGTCTATGATCACATTTTTATTCTGATTAGTAGCGTAAGGCCACATGTTTATGTtgtgaagaacaaaaagaagtttTAAGTAAAAATGGCATGATGTATTTGTATTAATATCAAAGATAGCAAAATTATatactcacaaaaaaaaattatcagttTTTTGCGATGGTGATTAACATTTCTagagcacatatatatatatataatcttttttattaGTTCAGCAGAATAATCACCAATTGGAGTAATTCAGTCGCAAATCATATAACTCAactttatagagaaaaaaaaatataattttatattcttcCTCATGATAACCGTAGAAGAAATTAACAATCAATTgctttacaatatatatatatatatatatatatatatataatattgattaGTAGGAAATAGTGAAATAAAATTTAcagtaaatttattttaagaatttttaaataaaatataaatatcgtaattaattttgaatagaGAAACAATAGAGATCATAAATTTGAGAACTCCCaacccaaagaagaaaaaagggtCTCCAAGAAGATAGGCAGAATCATGGAGTCAATGCGTCTCAATCCACTCACATTCCAGAAGATAATTTGGTATATCCCAATATTCCAATCTAGAGAGTAGAGAGGAGGATATGTTCTTTTATGTTAAGGTGTTAACAGTAAccctaatttattattattgggtGTATTATTGGGGTTGTCGTCAGTCACAGTCGTAAATTGAAGGCTACTATTAGGTTTACTATTTtttgtaagaagaaaaaagagacatGTCTTTGGCCTTTGGGAGACTTTCTTTGACTcctcttttgtctcttttttcaCACTTTCgttcacaaaatcaaataacGAGACTGActgacacacacaaaaaaaaaacctacaaacACGTGCCTTCCCTCTCTTTTCCCTATATTTTTCATTCAAACATTTACACAATTACGACCagcttttaccatttttttttattcaaatatttatccAGAAAAATGAACTAAAATGATGAAAGTAAAACACATTTCGTTCTTTCAGTTATTGTTACAATttattctaccaaaaaaaagttattgttacaattttattcatagaaagaaaacataaagaCTTTTTCACTATTTTGTTCTGTACATATGAATGATTATATACatgcaaataaaaatatttagctAACATATTACTTGAATTATTTTGTGCCAGAAACCACCAAATTCGACAGAAACtgacaaaatatcaaatttcagtttcattttcagaatttttttttcatgccaaagaaaataattaattatgctTTGTTCGTTGAAATTGGCATGCTAAagacaaattatataatctattttATTCCTCTTTGGttgatatatttttccaaacaataaaaaactttaaaaccctaaaaaaatcaagttgccaaaatagaaggaaaaataaataaaaatccttCTTTTGTTGCCTGACAAAGCAGAATTCAGAAAAGTTTATCCAAAGGTCA from Camelina sativa cultivar DH55 chromosome 3, Cs, whole genome shotgun sequence includes:
- the LOC104776868 gene encoding cytosolic sulfotransferase 7-like, coding for MDKESSKNQQREDDEETMNLILSLPSDVDFEGTKLFKYQGCWYNDKTLQAILSFQRDFEPQDTDIIVASFPKSGTTWLKALTVAVLERSKHSSDNHPLLLENPHTLVPFFELRLYMQSSKPDLTKILSSPRLFSTHVPFQTLKEGLKNSSCKIVYVCRNMKDVLVSFWYFKCANQEIEKEKNSLESMFESFCTGVSYYGPFWEHILSYWTASLQYPKNVLFLKYEQLKTEPHDQLKKLAEFLGCPFTLQEEESGSMEEILDLCSFRNLKNLEINKTGRTPGGVAHKNFYRKGEVGDSKNNLTPEMEKRLDMIIQQKFRGSDMKF
- the LOC104778918 gene encoding putative DEAD-box ATP-dependent RNA helicase 44, producing the protein MLTMTEKKALDFTVVKKPVFLTKAHREELALKRRHDEIEDRHRRLDQITRSNPDNGDGNRYRDRKRERGRDRDRNRESDREFREREAKARVEKLEKVEREKEIDAMKEQYLGTTKPKKRIIMKPSKKVRFDWENTEDTSSGDMINALYQNPHEAQLLFGRGFRAGIDRREQKKQVAAKHEEVDKHWSEKKLEEMSERDWRIFKEDFNISYKGSKIPHPLRSWEESKLSPELLKAVERADYKEPKPIQMAAIPLGLEQRDVIGIAETGTGKTVAFVLPMLSYISRLPPMREENQSEGPYALVMAPTRELAKQIKEETVKFARYLGFKVISIAGGESIEKQALKLSQGCEIVIATPGRLIDCLERRYLVLN
- the LOC109130496 gene encoding putative DEAD-box ATP-dependent RNA helicase 44, which gives rise to MGFEPQVAEVLNAMPSSNLKPENEDEELEEKKIYRTTYMFSATMSPVLERLARKYLRNPVVVTIGKSTKLVTQQVIMIKETDKFSKLKKLIDELGDDKSAIVFVNTKIKVDYIVKNLEKLARCRVTTLHAGKSQEQRDVSLEGFIQKRFNVLVATDVLGRGLDIRDLAHVINYDMPSTIDMYTHRIGRTGRAGKSGVATTFLTLEDKDVFYGLRQKLVECNSTVPPELARHEAL